One Manihot esculenta cultivar AM560-2 chromosome 18, M.esculenta_v8, whole genome shotgun sequence genomic window carries:
- the LOC110607106 gene encoding glutamate receptor 3.3 isoform X3, with amino-acid sequence MNAIVLLSFFFAVCGLFSSIHSRNFTSRPAVVNIGAIFSFETTIGRVAKIAIEEAVKDVNANSSILRGSKLVVSMHSSNCSGFTGMVEVVVFFTALRFMETDAVAIIGPQSSVVAHIISQVVNELRVPLLSFAATDPTLDSLQFPFFVRTTRSDLYQMAAIAEIVDYYGWKQVIAIFIDDDNGRNGILALSDKLAERRSKISYKVGIPPDSGVTRGDIMDILVKVALMEPRVVVLHVNPKLGFSIFSVAKYLGMMSNGYVWIATDWLSSYLDSSSPLPSETMNIMQGVLALRQYTPDSDRKRSFSSRWSNLTGGSLGLNSYGLYAYDSVWLVAHAIDAFFEQGGVISFSNDSRLRSEGGDLHLDAMSIFDDGLLLLKNVLRSDLVGLTGPLKFDSDRSLILPAYDVINVIGTGYRQIGYWSNYSGLSTVPPETFYMRPPNRSSANQQLYSVIWPGETVLKPRGWVFPNNGKQLRIGVPIRVSFKEFVTKVQGTDMFKGFCIDVFTAAVSLLPYAVPYQFIPFGNGKENPSYTELVNLITTGFFDAVVGDIAIVTNRTKIVDYTQPFVASGLVVVAPFRKLNSGAWAFLLPFSPLMWIVTACFFIGVGTVVWILEHRINDEFRGPPKRQIITILWFSLSTLFFAHRENTVSTLGRFVLIIWLFVVLIINSSYTASLTSILTVQQLFSPISGIDSLKESDEPIGYQVGSFAEYYLSQELGISKSRLVPLGSPEAYARALELGPKKGGVAAVVDELPYVELFLSTQCTFRIVGQEFTKSGWGFAFPRDSPLAIDMSTAILALSENGDLQRIHDKWLMHSGCSSDSTELESDRLQLKSFSGLFLICGLACFLALFIYFLQIIRQLYSAPTVEAASPLQGSSRSGRLHRLLSLMDEKEDQSRQKNKRRKVERSLSENDGDAKSGSNTKRKGIEMTSGSNINPIS; translated from the exons ATGAACGCGATAGTGCTTCTTTCGTTTTTCTTTGCCGTCTGTGGACTGTTTTCAAGCATCCACAGTAGGAATTTTACTTCAAGACCTGCTGTTGTCAATATTGGAGCCATTTTTTCATTTGAAACTACCATTGGAAGGGTGGCCAAAATTGCTATTGAGGAAGCTGTCAAAGATGTAAATGCAAATTCTAGTATTCTGCGCGGAAGCAAACTTGTAGTTTCGATGCACAGCTCCAACTGCAGCGGGTTTACGGGCATGGTTGAAG TTGTTGTATTTTTCACAGCTTTGCGATTCATGGAGACTGATGCCGTTGCAATTATAGGTCCACAATCTTCTGTGGTTGCTCATATCATATCCCAAGTTGTAAATGAACTCCGAGTTCCTTTATTATCTTTTGCTGCAACAGATCCCACTCTCGACTCTCTCCAATTCCCCTTTTTTGTTAGGACAACACGAAGTGATTTATACCAAATGGCTGCAATAGCTGAAATAGTTGATTATTACGGTTGGAAGCAAGTAATTGCCATTTTTATTGATGATGATAATGGACGAAATGGCATATTAGCTCTAAGTGACAAACTTGCTGAGAGGAGGTCTAAAATCTCTTACAAAGTGGGGATTCCACCAGACTCTGGTGTTACTAGGGGAGACATCATGGATATTCTTGTTAAGGTTGCATTGATGGAACCTCGAGTTGTTGTTCTTCATGTTAATCCTAAATTAGGTTTTAGTATCTTTTCTGTGGCAAAATATCTTGGGATGATGAGCAATGGATATGTATGGATTGCTACAGATTGGCTATCATCTTATTTAGATTCCTCTTCTCCTCTGCCTTCTGAGACCATGAACATAATGCAAGGAGTTCTTGCTTTACGTCAATACACACCTGATTCAGATAGGAAGAGATCCTTTTCCTCTAGGTGGAGCAATTTGACTGGTGGTTCTCTGGGGCTGAATTCTTATGGGCTTTATGCTTATGATTCTGTCTGGCTGGTTGCTCATGCTATTGATGCATTTTTTGAACAGGGTGGGGTTATCTCATTTTCTAATGATTCCAGGTTGCGTTCAGAAGGTGGTGATCTTCATCTTGATGCAATGAGCATTTTCGATGATGGACTGCTCCTGTTGAAGAACGTATTGAGAAGTGATCTTGTTGGTTTAACAGGTCCACTAAAGTTTGATTCAGACAGATCTCTGATTCTTCCTGCCTATGATGTTATTAATGTGATAGGAACTGGGTATAGACAGATCGGTTACTGGTCCAATTATTCTGGTTTATCAACTGTTCCTCCTGAGACATTCTATATGAGGCCACCAAATCGGTCCAGTGCAAACCAACAACTATACAGTGTTATTTGGCCTGGAGAGACAGTATTAAAGCCTCGTGGATGGGTATTTCCAAATAATGGGAAACAATTGAGAATCGGTGTGCCCATTCGAGTTAGTTTCAAGGAGTTTGTAACAAAAGTGCAAGGGACTGACATGTTCAAGGGTTTTTGCATAGATGTGTTTACAGCTGCTGTAAGTTTATTACCATATGCTGTTCCATATCAGTTTATCCCCTTTGGAAATGGCAAAGAAAACCCCAGCTACACAGAACTTGTGAATTTGATCACAACCGGT TTCTTTGATGCTGTTGTAGGTGATATTGCCATAGTTACAAATCGAACCAAAATTGTAGATTATACACAGCCATTTGTAGCGTCAGGATTGGTTGTTGTGGCCCCATTTAGGAAATTGAATTCAGGGGCCTGGGCTTTCCTGCTGCCATTTAGTCCACTTATGTGGATTGTTACTGCCTGTTTCTTCATTGGTGTTGGCACAGTTGTCTGGATTCTGGAGCATAGGATAAATGATGAGTTTAGGGGCCCACCTAAAAGAcaaattataactattttatg GTTCAGCCTCTCAACCTTATTTTTTGCCCATA GGGAAAACACTGTGAGCACCTTGGGTCGCTTTGTGCTAATTATATGGCtatttgtggttttaataatcAACTCAAGCTACACTGCAAGTCTGACATCAATTCTCACAGTGCAGCAATTATTTTCTCCTATAAGCGGGATTGACAGCTTAAAGGAAAGTGATGAACCCATAGGATACCAAGTGGGTTCTTTTGCTGAATATTATTTGAGCCAGGAACTTGGAATATCTAAGTCTAGGCTTGTTCCCCTAGGATCACCTGAAGCGTATGCTAGAGCTCTCGAACTTGGTCCTAAAAAGGGGGGTGTTGCTGCTGTGGTTGATGAACTTCCTTATGTTGAACTCTTCCTCTCAACCCAGTGCACATTCAGGATTGTAGGTCAAGAATTCACAAAAAGTGGCTGGGGTTTT GCATTTCCTCGGGACTCTCCCTTAGCTATCGATATGTCAACTGCAATTTTAGCACTATCCGAAAATGGTGATCTTCAAAGGATCCATGATAAGTGGCTCATGCATAGTGGTTGCAGTTCAGATTCAACTGAACTTGAATCAGATAGACTTCAGCTTAAAAGCTTTTCAGGCCTCTTCCTCATTTGTGGGCTGGCTTGCTTCTTGGCTCTCTTCATATACTTTTTGCAGATTATACGGCAACTGTATAGTGCCCCCACTGTTGAAGCCGCTTCCCCTCTTCAAGGAAGCTCACGCTCTGGACGTCTGCATAGATTATTATCACTAATGGATGAGAAGGAAGACCAGTCTCGGCagaagaataagagaagaaaggTTGAAAGATCATTATCTGAGAATGATGGGGATGCAAAGTCGGGAAGTAATACCAAGAGGAAAGGAATTGAAATGACCTCAGGTAGCAACATCAACCCCATAAGTTAA
- the LOC110607106 gene encoding glutamate receptor 3.3 isoform X2 yields MNAIVLLSFFFAVCGLFSSIHSRNFTSRPAVVNIGAIFSFETTIGRVAKIAIEEAVKDVNANSSILRGSKLVVSMHSSNCSGFTGMVEALRFMETDAVAIIGPQSSVVAHIISQVVNELRVPLLSFAATDPTLDSLQFPFFVRTTRSDLYQMAAIAEIVDYYGWKQVIAIFIDDDNGRNGILALSDKLAERRSKISYKVGIPPDSGVTRGDIMDILVKVALMEPRVVVLHVNPKLGFSIFSVAKYLGMMSNGYVWIATDWLSSYLDSSSPLPSETMNIMQGVLALRQYTPDSDRKRSFSSRWSNLTGGSLGLNSYGLYAYDSVWLVAHAIDAFFEQGGVISFSNDSRLRSEGGDLHLDAMSIFDDGLLLLKNVLRSDLVGLTGPLKFDSDRSLILPAYDVINVIGTGYRQIGYWSNYSGLSTVPPETFYMRPPNRSSANQQLYSVIWPGETVLKPRGWVFPNNGKQLRIGVPIRVSFKEFVTKVQGTDMFKGFCIDVFTAAVSLLPYAVPYQFIPFGNGKENPSYTELVNLITTGFFDAVVGDIAIVTNRTKIVDYTQPFVASGLVVVAPFRKLNSGAWAFLLPFSPLMWIVTACFFIGVGTVVWILEHRINDEFRGPPKRQIITILWFSLSTLFFAHSKSELYFCQDTLFSVKLISLFCLAGENTVSTLGRFVLIIWLFVVLIINSSYTASLTSILTVQQLFSPISGIDSLKESDEPIGYQVGSFAEYYLSQELGISKSRLVPLGSPEAYARALELGPKKGGVAAVVDELPYVELFLSTQCTFRIVGQEFTKSGWGFAFPRDSPLAIDMSTAILALSENGDLQRIHDKWLMHSGCSSDSTELESDRLQLKSFSGLFLICGLACFLALFIYFLQIIRQLYSAPTVEAASPLQGSSRSGRLHRLLSLMDEKEDQSRQKNKRRKVERSLSENDGDAKSGSNTKRKGIEMTSGSNINPIS; encoded by the exons ATGAACGCGATAGTGCTTCTTTCGTTTTTCTTTGCCGTCTGTGGACTGTTTTCAAGCATCCACAGTAGGAATTTTACTTCAAGACCTGCTGTTGTCAATATTGGAGCCATTTTTTCATTTGAAACTACCATTGGAAGGGTGGCCAAAATTGCTATTGAGGAAGCTGTCAAAGATGTAAATGCAAATTCTAGTATTCTGCGCGGAAGCAAACTTGTAGTTTCGATGCACAGCTCCAACTGCAGCGGGTTTACGGGCATGGTTGAAG CTTTGCGATTCATGGAGACTGATGCCGTTGCAATTATAGGTCCACAATCTTCTGTGGTTGCTCATATCATATCCCAAGTTGTAAATGAACTCCGAGTTCCTTTATTATCTTTTGCTGCAACAGATCCCACTCTCGACTCTCTCCAATTCCCCTTTTTTGTTAGGACAACACGAAGTGATTTATACCAAATGGCTGCAATAGCTGAAATAGTTGATTATTACGGTTGGAAGCAAGTAATTGCCATTTTTATTGATGATGATAATGGACGAAATGGCATATTAGCTCTAAGTGACAAACTTGCTGAGAGGAGGTCTAAAATCTCTTACAAAGTGGGGATTCCACCAGACTCTGGTGTTACTAGGGGAGACATCATGGATATTCTTGTTAAGGTTGCATTGATGGAACCTCGAGTTGTTGTTCTTCATGTTAATCCTAAATTAGGTTTTAGTATCTTTTCTGTGGCAAAATATCTTGGGATGATGAGCAATGGATATGTATGGATTGCTACAGATTGGCTATCATCTTATTTAGATTCCTCTTCTCCTCTGCCTTCTGAGACCATGAACATAATGCAAGGAGTTCTTGCTTTACGTCAATACACACCTGATTCAGATAGGAAGAGATCCTTTTCCTCTAGGTGGAGCAATTTGACTGGTGGTTCTCTGGGGCTGAATTCTTATGGGCTTTATGCTTATGATTCTGTCTGGCTGGTTGCTCATGCTATTGATGCATTTTTTGAACAGGGTGGGGTTATCTCATTTTCTAATGATTCCAGGTTGCGTTCAGAAGGTGGTGATCTTCATCTTGATGCAATGAGCATTTTCGATGATGGACTGCTCCTGTTGAAGAACGTATTGAGAAGTGATCTTGTTGGTTTAACAGGTCCACTAAAGTTTGATTCAGACAGATCTCTGATTCTTCCTGCCTATGATGTTATTAATGTGATAGGAACTGGGTATAGACAGATCGGTTACTGGTCCAATTATTCTGGTTTATCAACTGTTCCTCCTGAGACATTCTATATGAGGCCACCAAATCGGTCCAGTGCAAACCAACAACTATACAGTGTTATTTGGCCTGGAGAGACAGTATTAAAGCCTCGTGGATGGGTATTTCCAAATAATGGGAAACAATTGAGAATCGGTGTGCCCATTCGAGTTAGTTTCAAGGAGTTTGTAACAAAAGTGCAAGGGACTGACATGTTCAAGGGTTTTTGCATAGATGTGTTTACAGCTGCTGTAAGTTTATTACCATATGCTGTTCCATATCAGTTTATCCCCTTTGGAAATGGCAAAGAAAACCCCAGCTACACAGAACTTGTGAATTTGATCACAACCGGT TTCTTTGATGCTGTTGTAGGTGATATTGCCATAGTTACAAATCGAACCAAAATTGTAGATTATACACAGCCATTTGTAGCGTCAGGATTGGTTGTTGTGGCCCCATTTAGGAAATTGAATTCAGGGGCCTGGGCTTTCCTGCTGCCATTTAGTCCACTTATGTGGATTGTTACTGCCTGTTTCTTCATTGGTGTTGGCACAGTTGTCTGGATTCTGGAGCATAGGATAAATGATGAGTTTAGGGGCCCACCTAAAAGAcaaattataactattttatg GTTCAGCCTCTCAACCTTATTTTTTGCCCATAGTAAGAGCGAGTTGTATTTTTGCCAGGATACATTATTTTCGGTAAAGCTGATATCTTTGTTCTGTTTGGCAGGGGAAAACACTGTGAGCACCTTGGGTCGCTTTGTGCTAATTATATGGCtatttgtggttttaataatcAACTCAAGCTACACTGCAAGTCTGACATCAATTCTCACAGTGCAGCAATTATTTTCTCCTATAAGCGGGATTGACAGCTTAAAGGAAAGTGATGAACCCATAGGATACCAAGTGGGTTCTTTTGCTGAATATTATTTGAGCCAGGAACTTGGAATATCTAAGTCTAGGCTTGTTCCCCTAGGATCACCTGAAGCGTATGCTAGAGCTCTCGAACTTGGTCCTAAAAAGGGGGGTGTTGCTGCTGTGGTTGATGAACTTCCTTATGTTGAACTCTTCCTCTCAACCCAGTGCACATTCAGGATTGTAGGTCAAGAATTCACAAAAAGTGGCTGGGGTTTT GCATTTCCTCGGGACTCTCCCTTAGCTATCGATATGTCAACTGCAATTTTAGCACTATCCGAAAATGGTGATCTTCAAAGGATCCATGATAAGTGGCTCATGCATAGTGGTTGCAGTTCAGATTCAACTGAACTTGAATCAGATAGACTTCAGCTTAAAAGCTTTTCAGGCCTCTTCCTCATTTGTGGGCTGGCTTGCTTCTTGGCTCTCTTCATATACTTTTTGCAGATTATACGGCAACTGTATAGTGCCCCCACTGTTGAAGCCGCTTCCCCTCTTCAAGGAAGCTCACGCTCTGGACGTCTGCATAGATTATTATCACTAATGGATGAGAAGGAAGACCAGTCTCGGCagaagaataagagaagaaaggTTGAAAGATCATTATCTGAGAATGATGGGGATGCAAAGTCGGGAAGTAATACCAAGAGGAAAGGAATTGAAATGACCTCAGGTAGCAACATCAACCCCATAAGTTAA
- the LOC110607106 gene encoding glutamate receptor 3.3 isoform X1 has product MNAIVLLSFFFAVCGLFSSIHSRNFTSRPAVVNIGAIFSFETTIGRVAKIAIEEAVKDVNANSSILRGSKLVVSMHSSNCSGFTGMVEVVVFFTALRFMETDAVAIIGPQSSVVAHIISQVVNELRVPLLSFAATDPTLDSLQFPFFVRTTRSDLYQMAAIAEIVDYYGWKQVIAIFIDDDNGRNGILALSDKLAERRSKISYKVGIPPDSGVTRGDIMDILVKVALMEPRVVVLHVNPKLGFSIFSVAKYLGMMSNGYVWIATDWLSSYLDSSSPLPSETMNIMQGVLALRQYTPDSDRKRSFSSRWSNLTGGSLGLNSYGLYAYDSVWLVAHAIDAFFEQGGVISFSNDSRLRSEGGDLHLDAMSIFDDGLLLLKNVLRSDLVGLTGPLKFDSDRSLILPAYDVINVIGTGYRQIGYWSNYSGLSTVPPETFYMRPPNRSSANQQLYSVIWPGETVLKPRGWVFPNNGKQLRIGVPIRVSFKEFVTKVQGTDMFKGFCIDVFTAAVSLLPYAVPYQFIPFGNGKENPSYTELVNLITTGFFDAVVGDIAIVTNRTKIVDYTQPFVASGLVVVAPFRKLNSGAWAFLLPFSPLMWIVTACFFIGVGTVVWILEHRINDEFRGPPKRQIITILWFSLSTLFFAHSKSELYFCQDTLFSVKLISLFCLAGENTVSTLGRFVLIIWLFVVLIINSSYTASLTSILTVQQLFSPISGIDSLKESDEPIGYQVGSFAEYYLSQELGISKSRLVPLGSPEAYARALELGPKKGGVAAVVDELPYVELFLSTQCTFRIVGQEFTKSGWGFAFPRDSPLAIDMSTAILALSENGDLQRIHDKWLMHSGCSSDSTELESDRLQLKSFSGLFLICGLACFLALFIYFLQIIRQLYSAPTVEAASPLQGSSRSGRLHRLLSLMDEKEDQSRQKNKRRKVERSLSENDGDAKSGSNTKRKGIEMTSGSNINPIS; this is encoded by the exons ATGAACGCGATAGTGCTTCTTTCGTTTTTCTTTGCCGTCTGTGGACTGTTTTCAAGCATCCACAGTAGGAATTTTACTTCAAGACCTGCTGTTGTCAATATTGGAGCCATTTTTTCATTTGAAACTACCATTGGAAGGGTGGCCAAAATTGCTATTGAGGAAGCTGTCAAAGATGTAAATGCAAATTCTAGTATTCTGCGCGGAAGCAAACTTGTAGTTTCGATGCACAGCTCCAACTGCAGCGGGTTTACGGGCATGGTTGAAG TTGTTGTATTTTTCACAGCTTTGCGATTCATGGAGACTGATGCCGTTGCAATTATAGGTCCACAATCTTCTGTGGTTGCTCATATCATATCCCAAGTTGTAAATGAACTCCGAGTTCCTTTATTATCTTTTGCTGCAACAGATCCCACTCTCGACTCTCTCCAATTCCCCTTTTTTGTTAGGACAACACGAAGTGATTTATACCAAATGGCTGCAATAGCTGAAATAGTTGATTATTACGGTTGGAAGCAAGTAATTGCCATTTTTATTGATGATGATAATGGACGAAATGGCATATTAGCTCTAAGTGACAAACTTGCTGAGAGGAGGTCTAAAATCTCTTACAAAGTGGGGATTCCACCAGACTCTGGTGTTACTAGGGGAGACATCATGGATATTCTTGTTAAGGTTGCATTGATGGAACCTCGAGTTGTTGTTCTTCATGTTAATCCTAAATTAGGTTTTAGTATCTTTTCTGTGGCAAAATATCTTGGGATGATGAGCAATGGATATGTATGGATTGCTACAGATTGGCTATCATCTTATTTAGATTCCTCTTCTCCTCTGCCTTCTGAGACCATGAACATAATGCAAGGAGTTCTTGCTTTACGTCAATACACACCTGATTCAGATAGGAAGAGATCCTTTTCCTCTAGGTGGAGCAATTTGACTGGTGGTTCTCTGGGGCTGAATTCTTATGGGCTTTATGCTTATGATTCTGTCTGGCTGGTTGCTCATGCTATTGATGCATTTTTTGAACAGGGTGGGGTTATCTCATTTTCTAATGATTCCAGGTTGCGTTCAGAAGGTGGTGATCTTCATCTTGATGCAATGAGCATTTTCGATGATGGACTGCTCCTGTTGAAGAACGTATTGAGAAGTGATCTTGTTGGTTTAACAGGTCCACTAAAGTTTGATTCAGACAGATCTCTGATTCTTCCTGCCTATGATGTTATTAATGTGATAGGAACTGGGTATAGACAGATCGGTTACTGGTCCAATTATTCTGGTTTATCAACTGTTCCTCCTGAGACATTCTATATGAGGCCACCAAATCGGTCCAGTGCAAACCAACAACTATACAGTGTTATTTGGCCTGGAGAGACAGTATTAAAGCCTCGTGGATGGGTATTTCCAAATAATGGGAAACAATTGAGAATCGGTGTGCCCATTCGAGTTAGTTTCAAGGAGTTTGTAACAAAAGTGCAAGGGACTGACATGTTCAAGGGTTTTTGCATAGATGTGTTTACAGCTGCTGTAAGTTTATTACCATATGCTGTTCCATATCAGTTTATCCCCTTTGGAAATGGCAAAGAAAACCCCAGCTACACAGAACTTGTGAATTTGATCACAACCGGT TTCTTTGATGCTGTTGTAGGTGATATTGCCATAGTTACAAATCGAACCAAAATTGTAGATTATACACAGCCATTTGTAGCGTCAGGATTGGTTGTTGTGGCCCCATTTAGGAAATTGAATTCAGGGGCCTGGGCTTTCCTGCTGCCATTTAGTCCACTTATGTGGATTGTTACTGCCTGTTTCTTCATTGGTGTTGGCACAGTTGTCTGGATTCTGGAGCATAGGATAAATGATGAGTTTAGGGGCCCACCTAAAAGAcaaattataactattttatg GTTCAGCCTCTCAACCTTATTTTTTGCCCATAGTAAGAGCGAGTTGTATTTTTGCCAGGATACATTATTTTCGGTAAAGCTGATATCTTTGTTCTGTTTGGCAGGGGAAAACACTGTGAGCACCTTGGGTCGCTTTGTGCTAATTATATGGCtatttgtggttttaataatcAACTCAAGCTACACTGCAAGTCTGACATCAATTCTCACAGTGCAGCAATTATTTTCTCCTATAAGCGGGATTGACAGCTTAAAGGAAAGTGATGAACCCATAGGATACCAAGTGGGTTCTTTTGCTGAATATTATTTGAGCCAGGAACTTGGAATATCTAAGTCTAGGCTTGTTCCCCTAGGATCACCTGAAGCGTATGCTAGAGCTCTCGAACTTGGTCCTAAAAAGGGGGGTGTTGCTGCTGTGGTTGATGAACTTCCTTATGTTGAACTCTTCCTCTCAACCCAGTGCACATTCAGGATTGTAGGTCAAGAATTCACAAAAAGTGGCTGGGGTTTT GCATTTCCTCGGGACTCTCCCTTAGCTATCGATATGTCAACTGCAATTTTAGCACTATCCGAAAATGGTGATCTTCAAAGGATCCATGATAAGTGGCTCATGCATAGTGGTTGCAGTTCAGATTCAACTGAACTTGAATCAGATAGACTTCAGCTTAAAAGCTTTTCAGGCCTCTTCCTCATTTGTGGGCTGGCTTGCTTCTTGGCTCTCTTCATATACTTTTTGCAGATTATACGGCAACTGTATAGTGCCCCCACTGTTGAAGCCGCTTCCCCTCTTCAAGGAAGCTCACGCTCTGGACGTCTGCATAGATTATTATCACTAATGGATGAGAAGGAAGACCAGTCTCGGCagaagaataagagaagaaaggTTGAAAGATCATTATCTGAGAATGATGGGGATGCAAAGTCGGGAAGTAATACCAAGAGGAAAGGAATTGAAATGACCTCAGGTAGCAACATCAACCCCATAAGTTAA